Proteins encoded in a region of the Pelmatolapia mariae isolate MD_Pm_ZW linkage group LG16_19, Pm_UMD_F_2, whole genome shotgun sequence genome:
- the mavs gene encoding mitochondrial antiviral-signaling protein, with translation MSFACDKLYNGYIRRNMAIIVSKVKPREIMMHLPCLTAHDRDVIEAKTETSGHYNGMMLLLDCLKRRENWPEQFIEALEACEQTNIAADIRAEYNTLTDVNNSNPGSSPTSVVTAHVHPAPSAGHLPIPESGDNSRDALAPPAVAPAAPSAPPAPPEPAIQAPPSPKIPTPPQTPPSAADPGPKVVSPPEPVPEPPKSTQIEVAHPPSTPPASPKTTHIQVTSTEGDINFRQEPEENSESDIQNIAADPGAQVGSGDGAISVNRETTPPPPHPTEHHEADPLESTITKKIKEPESPPEAQINSDVTDGPSFYTRTPEKPPVQDSTPPLNKNPDAVSQPEEISGPPSTQIVETAAEASPRPGTPVMEASLNDDVCLSKPGQLVSIQPQNQPSPTILASSSEPQPYSGNSERLEISEAPPDDVSSFDSTVTKVTPLPCQETGFANLNHNEPEENQYESPCQSFETQELVIHASGDPSIPNLDVNGETAKEISSAPPLFTHAAADSGSLNTTFKAEEEPTDTSAPWTPLSQSPNAKYILAAAGVGACALLMAWRFNK, from the exons aTGTCGTTCGCCTGTGACAAACTGTACAATGGATACATACGGCGGAATATGGCAATCATCGTTTCCAAGGTGAAACCGAGAGAAATAATGATGCATCTGCCTTGCCTGACTGCTCACGACAGG GATGTCATTGAGGCAAAAACTGAGACAAGTGGGCATTATAATGGCATGATGCTTCTTTTGGACTgcctgaaaagaagagaaaactggCCCGAGCAGTTCATTGAGGCGCTTGAGGCATGTGAGCAGACAAACATTGCAGCTGACATCAGAGCAGAATACAACACTCTGACAGATGTTAACA ATTCCAACCCCGGCTCCTCTCCAACGTCTGTTGTCACAGCACACGTCCACCCGGCACCATCTGCCGGTCATCTGCCCATTCCAGAGAGTGGTGATAACAGTCGGGATGCTCTAGCTCCGCCAGCTGTAGCTCCTGCAGCTCCTTCAGCTCCTCCAGCTCCCCCAGAGCCTGCTATCCAGGCCCCACCCTCTCCGAAAATTCCAACACCGCCACAAACCCCCCCGAGTGCAGCAGACCCAGGTCCCAAAGTGGTTTCCCCACCTGAGCCTGTCCCTGAGCCTCCAAAGTCAACACAGATTGAAGTGGCACATCCTCCATCAACACCTCCTGCTTCCCCCAAGACCACACACATTCAGGTGACATCCACAGAGGGCGATATTAATTTTCGCCAGGAGCCAGAGGAAAACTCTGAATCAGATATCCAAAATATTGCTGCTGATCCTGGAGCTCAGGTGGGCTCCGGAGATGGTGCCATTTCTGTTAACAGGGAAAccactcctccaccaccacatcCAACTGAACACCATGAAGCAGATCCTCTCGAAAGCACGATTACCAAAAAGATCAAGGAGCCAGAGAGTCCACCTGAAGCCCAGATCAACTCTGATGTGACTGATGGACCCTCTTTCTACACAAGGACCCCAGAGAAGCCTCCGGTCCAGGACAGCACTCCTCCATTGAACAAAAATCCTGATGCTGTCTCACAGCCTGAAGAGATTTCTGGGCCTCCTTCTACACAG ATTGTTGAAACTGCAGCTGAAGCCTCCCCCAGGCCTGGTACTCCGGTGATGGAGGCCTCTCTTAATGATGATGTTTGTCTGAGCAAGCCAGGGCAACTTGTCAGCATCCAACCGCAAAATCAACCCAGTCCTACTATCCTCGCGTCCAGCTCAGAGCCGCAGCCCTACTCGGGCAACAGTGAGCGTCTGGAAATAAGTGAAGCTCCACCGGATGACGTGTCCTCTTTCGACTCCACAGTTACTAAAGTCACGCCACTGCCATGCCAGGAGACCGGCTTCGCTAATCTCAACCATAACGAACCTGAGGAGAACCAGTATGAGTCGCCGTGTCAAAGCTTTGAAACACAGGAGCTGGTGATACATGCGTCCGGTGATCCATCTATCCCTAACCTAGACGTCAATGGTGAAACGGCCAAAGAAATCTCCTCGGCACCACCGTTGTTCACTCATGCTGCTGCTGATTCTGGAAGTTTAAACACCACCTTCAAAGCAGAAGAAGAGCCAACAGATACTTCAGCTCCGTGGACCCCTCTCAGCCAATCACCTAATGCAAAGTACATTCTGGCCGCTGCAGGAGTGGGTGCCTGTGCATTGCTGATGGCGTGGAGGTTTAACAAATAA
- the pank2 gene encoding pantothenate kinase 2, mitochondrial codes for MAFNGHQRDDDDIIDENETPSKQPRSDKEMPVHFRNEPNSEGATTAGRATSDRRTSQSATRHRHDSVKKTRPPFPWFGMDIGGTLVKLVYFEPKDITAEEEQEEVENLKSIRRYLTSNTAYGKTGIRDVHLELQDLTLCGRKGNLHFIRFPTHDLPAFLQMGRDKHFSSLHTTLCATGGGAYKFESDFRMMADLELHKLDELDCLIRGVLYLDSVMSSGPSECYYFENPADPDHCVQKPCTLENPYPLLLVNIGSGVSILAVYSENNYKRVTGTSLGGGTFLGLCCLLTGCSTFEEALEMASQGESTRVDKLVRDIYGGDYERFGLPGWAVASSFGNMMSKEKRESVSKEDLARATLVTITNNIGSITRMCALNENIETVLFVGNFLRVNTLSMKLLAYAMDYWSKGQLKALFLRHEGYFGAVGALLELLHPS; via the exons ATGGCGTTCAATGGCCACCAGCGAGACGACGATGATATTATTGACGAAAACGAAACGCCCTCGAAGCAGCCGCGGTCCGACAAGGAGATGCCCGTTCATTTCAGAAACGAGCCCAACAGTGAGGGTGCCACTACCGCAGGAAGGGCCACATCCGACCGGCGGACTTCCCAGTCGGCGACGAGGCATCGACACGACTCTGTGAAGAAAACGAGGCCGC CATTCCCCTGGTTTGGGATGGACATCGGAGGCACTCTGGTGAAGCTCGTTTACTTTGAGCCCAAAGACATCACAGCGGAAGAGGAGCAGGAAGAGGTGGAGAATCTGAAGAGCATCCGGCGCTACCTGACCTCCAACACCGCCTATGGCAAGACTGGCATCAGGGACGTTCACCTGGAGCTGCAGGACCTGACGCTGTGTGGCAGGAAGGGCAACCTGCACTTTATTCGCTTTCCCACGCACGACCTCCCAGCCTTCCTGCAGATGGGCCGCGATAAGCACTTCTCCAGCCTTCACACCACCCTGTGCGCCACCGGAGGGGGGGCGTACAAGTTTGAGTCTGATTTCCGTATG ATGGCTGACCTGGAGCTTCACAAGCTGGATGAGCTGGACTGTTTGATTCGGGGGGTGCTGTACCTCGACTCGGTGATGTCTAGCGGTCCCTCAGAGTGTTACTACTTTGAAAATCCTGCAGACCCAGACCACTGTGTCCAGAAGCCATGTACACTGGAGAATCCTTATCCCCTGCTGCTGGTCAATATAGGGTCTGGGGTCAGTATCCTGGCAGTCTACTCTGAGAACAACTACAAACGAGTCACTGGGACCAG TCTTGGTGGTGGGACCTTCCTTGGCCTGTGTTGCCTGCTGACCGGCTGTTCTACATTTGAggaagccttagaaatggcttctcAGGGGGAGAGCACGCGTGTGGACAAGCTGGTGCGAGACATCTATGGAGGGGACTATGAGAGGTTTGGGCTGCCAGGCTGGGCTGTGGCCTCAAG TTTCGGCAACATGATGTCTAAAGAAAAGAGGGAGTCTGTTTCTAAAGAGGACCTGGCCAGGGCAACACTGGTCACCATCACCAATAACATCGGCTCCATCACCAGAATGTGTGCTCTGAATGAG aacATCGAGACTGTGTTGTTTGTTGGGAACTTCCTAAGAGTGAACACTCTCTCTATGAAGCTGTTGGCTTATGCCATGGACTACTGGTCTAAAGGTCAGCTCAAGGCACTCTTCCTTCGCCATGAG gGTTACTTTGGTGCAGTTGGAGCCCTGTTAGAGCTTCTGCATCCGTCCTAA